In the Bactrocera tryoni isolate S06 unplaced genomic scaffold, CSIRO_BtryS06_freeze2 scaffold_11, whole genome shotgun sequence genome, one interval contains:
- the LOC120779576 gene encoding uncharacterized protein LOC120779576, whose amino-acid sequence MDNSASKPKHERATHEQLEAYMLFCQAPPEISTGKNCPKTPQRMKELWQQLAEQLNSCRGPIRSAAKWKETLGVWKSQLRTRARRLKMTQRLTGGGQRFQADDFEEMALSTFGSAAVDGMQNVQSLGLTPIEQTDECPISSPTGSPQQLCSKVDASPNPEHHTASPSTPSTYLSLENQDASTLVLSRSARNKLISTLIADIPKTNAAEEERRREHREMMEAIQGLTSSITELIKTFNSNEK is encoded by the exons ATGGACAATTCTGCAAG taaGCCCAAGCACGAAAGAGCTACGCACGAGCAGCTGGAGGCATATATGTTGTTTTGCCAAGCACCCCCAGAAATTAGTACGGGGAAAAATTGCCCAAAAACGCCTCAACGGATGAAGGAGTTGTGGCAACAGCTGGCAGAGCAACTTAATTCGTGCAGAGGACCAATACGAAGTGCTGCAAAATGGAAAGAG ACGTTAGGCGTTTGGAAAAGCCAACTGCGCACTCGAGCAAGGCGGTTGAAAATGACTCAAAGGCTCACAGGTGGAGGTCAAAGGTTCCAAGCCGATGACTTCGAAGAAATGGCTTTGTCTACATTTGGCTCGGCCGCTGTAGATGGGATGCAAAATGTACAAAGCCTAGGTTTAACGCCAATTGAGCAAACGGATGAATGCCCAATTTCATCACCCACGGGTAGTCCTCAACAATTATGCAGTAAGGTagatgcaagcccaaatcccGAACACCATACAGCAAGTCCATCGACACCATCTACGTATCTTAGCTTAGAAAACCAG gaTGCTTCAACTTTGGTGCTATCACGAAGTGCACGAAATAAGCTTATCAGCACTTTGATAGCTGATATACCAAAAACGAATGCTGCTGAGGAAGAGAGGCGACGGGAGCATCGTGAAATGATGGAGGCCATTCAAGGCCTAACTAGTTCTATAACAGAACTTATAAAAACGTTTAAtagtaatgaaaaataa